A region of the Massilia sp. erpn genome:
AGGACAACGCCTGCCTGCTGGTCGAAGAGATCCTGACCGTCAGCGGCGAGCGCTCCAAATACTTCCTTCCGGTGGCACAAAGCTTCCCGATGGAGGGGGCGCCGAGCAATCTGGACTCGGATTTCTTTTACCGCGCCGTGAATAGCGAGGCCGCCGTGAACGCCGCGCTGAACGCACAAAGCACCGAGGTGCGGGAGCTGCTGCGCGGCTATGTGGCCGGTTTCAACGCCTGGTTCGACCAGCCCCAGTCGGGCACGGTGAATGCCGTCTGCCGCAAGGAGCCCTGGCTGCGCAAGATCACGGAACAAGACCTGGTGCGTCTGATGCGGCGCACCACCATGACCAATGGCTCGGCGAGCTTTGCCGGCGGCATCGGTGCGGCGCAGCCGCCGGGCAGGGCGCAGGCCGCGCCGGCGGCGGCACAGGCGCCCATGCCGCGCCGCACGGCCAGCAATGCCTTGGCCGTGGGCGGCGAGCGTTCGGAAAATGGGCGCGGCATCGTGCTGGGCCAGCCGCATTTGCCGTGGTTGAATAAAATGCGCTTTTACGAGATGCACCTGACCATCCCCGGCAAGCTCGATGTGATGGGCGCCAGCCTGCCTGGCCTGCCGGTGATCGGCATCGGCTTCACGCAGAATTTCGCCTGGACCCACACCACCGACACTTCGGCCCACGCCACCTTCTACGCCTTGCAGCTCGACAGCAAAGATCCGACGCGCTATATCGTGGACGGTCAGTCGATCCCTATGGGCCGGCGCGAGATCAGCATCGAGGTGCGCAATGGCGAGGGCCAGCTGGTGAAGCAGACGCGCACGCTGTACACGACGGAATACGGCCCGCTGGTGCAGATGCCGGATATGGATCTGAACTGGACCGCCAGCCGCGCCTTCGCCCTGCGCGACGCGAATGCCGACAACCACCGCATGGTCGAGCAATGGTATGCGATGAACAAGGCCGCTTCGCTGGAGGAACTGAAGCAGCTCAACCAGCGCATCGTCGGCAATCCCTGGAATAACACGCTGGCGGCGGACAAGGAGGGTCGTACCCTGTATATGAACGTCTCGCCGGTTGCCAACCTGCCCAATCTGGCGCAGTGCCAGCTGCCGCAATCGGCCTACCTCGATGGGCAGAACGCCTTCACGCTGGACGGCAGCCGCCAGGCTTGCAACTGGGTCGACGATGCGGGCGCGCCGCAGGCCGGCATCATGGCCGGTAGCCGGCTGCCGCTACTGGAAAACCGCGACTATGTGCAGAACGCCAATGACAGTGCCTGGCTGACCAATCTGGCCACGCCCTTGACCGGCTTCTCGCCGCTGGTCAGCAAGCAGGATAACGCGCAGGGTTTGCGCACCCGGCAGCTGCTGACGGAAATCCAGTCGCGTCCGAAAAAGCTGGGCATGGCCGATCTGCAGGATATGGCTTTGAACAACAAGGTCTATCTGATGCAGGCGATCCAGGACGATCTGAAACTGTACTGCGCCAGCCGCAGCTGGCAACCCGATGCCGGCCGCGCCTGCGCCGCCATGGCCAGTTGGGACGGCCGTGCCGATTTGGACAGCAATATGGCTTATGTCTACCTGCGCGGCATGTGGGCCAGGACCATGTCCCGGCTGGAGAGCGACGCCGCCTTCTGGGCTGTGCCTTTCAACGTTGCCGATCCGGTGCACACGCCGCGCGGCTTGCGCTACCGCGATCCGGCCCTGGCCGAAGCGCTGTCGCTGTCGCTGGACGATGTGATCGTCAACCTGAATGCGAAAGGCGTGCCGCTGGCCGCGAAGCTGGGCGAGGTGCAGGTGGCGACGGCGGGCGGCCGCCGCATCGGCATCCATGG
Encoded here:
- a CDS encoding penicillin acylase family protein; translated protein: MQQQPGWRSGATLSLILAMSALALSACGGRKSGEPSNPPRTQLSAEIRRTSFGIPHIKANDEAGLGYGIGYAYAEDNACLLVEEILTVSGERSKYFLPVAQSFPMEGAPSNLDSDFFYRAVNSEAAVNAALNAQSTEVRELLRGYVAGFNAWFDQPQSGTVNAVCRKEPWLRKITEQDLVRLMRRTTMTNGSASFAGGIGAAQPPGRAQAAPAAAQAPMPRRTASNALAVGGERSENGRGIVLGQPHLPWLNKMRFYEMHLTIPGKLDVMGASLPGLPVIGIGFTQNFAWTHTTDTSAHATFYALQLDSKDPTRYIVDGQSIPMGRREISIEVRNGEGQLVKQTRTLYTTEYGPLVQMPDMDLNWTASRAFALRDANADNHRMVEQWYAMNKAASLEELKQLNQRIVGNPWNNTLAADKEGRTLYMNVSPVANLPNLAQCQLPQSAYLDGQNAFTLDGSRQACNWVDDAGAPQAGIMAGSRLPLLENRDYVQNANDSAWLTNLATPLTGFSPLVSKQDNAQGLRTRQLLTEIQSRPKKLGMADLQDMALNNKVYLMQAIQDDLKLYCASRSWQPDAGRACAAMASWDGRADLDSNMAYVYLRGMWARTMSRLESDAAFWAVPFNVADPVHTPRGLRYRDPALAEALSLSLDDVIVNLNAKGVPLAAKLGEVQVATAGGRRIGIHGGADQMGVLNAIETDGPAHGVFEVNAGTTYLQVVGFDAQGPVAQTLLAYSQSSDPSSPHHSDQTERFSRKQWIALPFSEAAIQADPAYRSKTIKQ